Proteins from a genomic interval of Lolium perenne isolate Kyuss_39 chromosome 1, Kyuss_2.0, whole genome shotgun sequence:
- the LOC127309800 gene encoding NRR repressor homolog 2-like, giving the protein MDSSNATLTAAKAAPTPQLVAASKPVPAKVEQLPAAAADPASASATTSTDIVETGGEEEEQVEKFYALLANIRAMRAMYARGSGDAGACTDDTASASEVCGGVRKRARWAEQPWWPSFRMEDFEEAPDGSVSKKGRRDDVGAASSRWPGKETT; this is encoded by the coding sequence ATGGACTCCAGTAACGCCACGTTGACGGCAGCTAAGGCGGCGCCAACGCCCCAGCTCGTAGCGGCGTCAAAGCCGGTACCTGCGAAGGTGGAGCAGCTGCCAGCGGCTGCGGCCGATCCGGCGTCGGCGTCAGCAACGACGAGCACCGATATTGTAGAGaccggcggcgaggaggaggagcaggtggAGAAGTTCTACGCTCTGCTGGCCAACATCCGAGCCATGAGAGCCATGTACGCAAGAGGAAGCGGAGACGCCGGCGCGTGCACGGACGACACTGCCAGCGCCAGCGAGGTCTGTGGCGGGGTGAGGAAGCGGGCGCGGTGGGCGGAGCAGCCGTGGTGGCCGTCGTTCAGGATGGAAGACTTCGAGGAGGCACCAGACGGCAGCGTGTCCAAGAAGGGCAGAAGGGACGACGTGGGCGCCGCTAGTAGCCGGTGGCCAGGGAAGGAGACGACGTAG